One Haloferax litoreum genomic window, ACCAGAGCGTAGCCGAGCCCGACGAGAATCGCGAGAGTCAGGATACTACCAAGGAGTCCGCGCAGGTACGCGAAGACGACGAACCCGACGAGGAAGATGTCGAGTCCGTAGGCAATCTGGCGTGTCCGGTCGACGCCGAAGACGACTGGGAGCGTCGACACGCCGATTGCTTCGTCAGCCTCCACGTCGTTCACGTTCGGAATCTCGGTGTTGACGAACGTGTCGAGGAAGTAGTAGAAGAAAATGACGGCAGCGACGGGCGTGAAGGCAGCGTCGGCGAACGCCAGCGGCAAGAACACCAACGAGATAGCCCACGCGAGGGCGACGATGACCGAGTTGACGACGAGTATCTCCTTCAAGCGCTTGAAGTACGACCCGATGGTCGGGAGCCAATCTGAAGCGTAGAGAACCCAGAACACTCCGGGGATGAGTGTGACGCCGAGCGCAACGGGACCACCGAGCACGGATATCGCTATCGCCAATCCGTACGTTGCGGCGGTCAACACCGAGAGGGCACTCTTGTGCCTTCGCACGAACGACGACTGCTCGGGGTTCGAGACTTCGTCGGTGTCGACGTCGGCGATTCGGTCACCCGTGTAGACGGCGAAGGTGACGAGTCCGATGATGAGGAGTGCCGGATTCGGTTCGATGGAGAGGGCGGCCATGACCGTCGCGACTTGGACCATCGCGATGAAGACGAGATACGTCGAGGTGTGAATGAGGACGTCTTTGGTTCGTTCTAGATGTGTCAACAACGTAGAAACGAACTGGCTGTGCTGGTGGTCGGCACCGTCCGAGTAAATGGACAGTCTTCGTGGTTCGCTAGACATGATTTCTCCGACGACTGATGGACGATTCGCTTGGCCCACCACCCGTCAGATTCTACGATACTCCTCAGAACCGTCAATTGAACGGCCAAATCGTGTCAGTAACCCGTCTATTGATGTCCGTTTGGGAGAATTCTCCACGCAAAACATTTGGATAATCCAAATCACTCAGATACTGTCGTCGCTCCCTACGCCGAGAACGTTCGAAGCGTCCCGTGAATGCTCAGAGTGCTCCGTGAATTTGAGACAGGGCCGACCGAGTTACCTCGGACCTGTCACGCGTCGTACCCCGCGTACTCCATCAACTTCGAGAAGATGTCAGTCTTCATCGCGTCCTTGTAGACGACACCGTTGAGCATGCCGCCGGGGTAGAAGTTCCCGTTCATGACGTGGTTGACCTTGTGGCAGTGCATGAGGTAGATTCCCGGGTCGGCGTCGGCGGTGAACTCTACTGTGTGGCGTTCGGCGGGTGCGATGTTGGTCACGTCTCTCTCGTACCGTGCCGCGTCAGGGATGACACCGCCGTCTTTTTCCACGAGTTGGAATCGATGGTTGTGAATGTGCATCGGGTGGCTCATGTACCCCGCGTTCACGTAGTGGACGCGTACCTTGTCTCCCTGTTCGACGATGATGGGTGACCCGTCTTCGGGGTGGAGCGTTCGTGGTGCACTCTTCCCGTTGACTGTGAACACGTCTGGATTGCGGTTGCGCGGACTGTAGGTCACGTCTTCGCCAGCCATCTGTCTTGGAAGCCGTGAGTCCCAGTCCTTGACCGTCATGAAGTACTCTTTGTCCGCCGGTTCGTACCCCTTCGGGTCGACCCGGAAGATGCCGAACATCCCCATGTCGATGTGGCGGTGCGTCTGGTAGTGGCAGTGGTAGAAGTGGGTCCCGGGAACGTTCGCCGGGATGGTGTAGGTGTGCTTCTCACCGGGGTCGACGCGGATTCCAGTGGTCGTGGGGACACCGTCGTCTTCCCACGCCTTTTGTACCCCGTGGAAGTGGACCGTGTGTGGGCGCATCCCGTGAGTGTTGTCGAGGGTCACCTCCACGTCGTTCCCTTCTGTCGTGCGGAGAATCGGTCCTGGAACACTCGGTGACCCGTCGTCTGCTTGGAACGCCCAGACCTGTGGGAACTCGATGGGGCCACCCATCGTCTCCTGTGGATGGACGGCGTGGCGGGCGGGCGTACTCTTGAGCGTCACCGACCCACCCTGTTCGTCTACTTGCACGACTTCGGGTGAGGACGTATACGGCAACGTCGAACTGCTCGCCGACGCTGTCGCCGTGTCGCCGTCATCGATTGCCGCGTTCGCATCCCCGTTCGTTGGTGCGGTACATCCTGCGAGTCCAAAGAGGCCTGCACCACCAGTGGCGGCGAGGAACTCGCGACGAGACATCGTCGAACCGGGGGCACCGACGTACTTGCTCATTGCATTCGGGCGTTGGCCGGGGGGGTCGGTATAACGTCTCGACGGTTCCCGCACCGGCGGAGACTGTTCGAACATGTTCGGCAACGACCCTACGGTTCTCCCACCGAAACGAGCACCGTGGGCGTACCAGTCAGAATCGACGGCCATCGATTCGGTTCACCATTCCACTGCGCCCCATACACCTTTCACGTCTACCGTCGAGATAGGTATCGGAGACCCAGTACAATACTCACGAACTCCCTGCTGTGTGACCCCTCCTAAAACTGAGACGATGTCCACGAATCCGCTCTCTGAGGCGTTCGAACCGGACTTCCAATCGGTGTTCGACTCGCTCACGAGTACCCAGTGCCGAACTGTGCTTCGAACACTCGATAGTCCCATGACCGCCAGCGAAATCGCAGACGTGTGTGAGATGCCTCGGTCGACCGTCTACCGGAAACTCGAACAGATGGTCGACGCGGGGCTTCTCACCAAACGTGACAATGGCCAATCCGCCGCCGAATACTCACTCGGATTCCGAGAGGTAGTCGTCACACACCACGCTGGCGGGTTGGAACTCTCAGTCAGTTCGCAGTCTCGCTCCGCGTCTGACCAACTCTCTGAGTTGTGGGCAGAAGTAAGGACAGAGGCGACCCGGGACGAATAGCTCTCATTCGGTCGGGACCAGACCCCTCGTTCTCACGCGACTGAGACGGTGTCGCGGGCGAGGAACTCTTTCATGACTTTTCCTTCCGCCCGGTGAAGCTTCTCGCTCGTCGTCGACTTCGCCAGTCCGACGGCCTCGGCTAACTCGGTGAGGGTACACGTCCGCGGCGTATCGTAGTATCCTCGCTCGATTGCCGTCTCGACGAGTTCGTACTGGTCGTCGGTGAGGAGCGTCTCGGTGTCGATGGACTGGTGAATCGAGAGGAGGTCGAACGGGATTCCGAACTGAGTGAGTTGCTCACCCAACTCTGAGAGGTTCTCTCTCGGTGCTGTGACCTCGACGACGACTTCGCTGTCGACGATGGTAATCGGGAGTTCGAGTGGGATTCCGACTTCGCTGAGCGAGAGAATCAAGAGTGGTTCTGTCGTCTCGAACTGGACCAACGCTCGGTCCGAACGGGCCTCGAGAATCGTCACCGAGACGACAGTGTCGTACTCGTCCAACGCGGTCACGATGGGTTCGATGTCTGTCGCGTGAATCTCGACGAGTCCAACGCCCGTCTCCTCGGCGGGCATCGCGGCGAGGACCGTGAACTCGGCCTCGGGGTATCGACTGGAGAGGTCGGACACCCAGATTTGCTCGGGAAGCGTGAGTGAGAGTGTCGCTCGGGGCATCTGTATGTTGTACCTCTCGGCTGTTAGAGTCAAAAGTGTGTGCGAACATGTTCGGCCATCCGGTCGGCGTTCGGGAACGAGCGTCCCCGGTTTTCCATCACAATGCCGTCGATTCGACTGTCGGGCGAGGTGTCTCGACACCATCGCCACGAAAAACTCATGACCACGAACGATTCACCTTCCACAGCGGTCGGCCGACGGAGTGTCCTTCGACTACTCGGCGGCGCTGCAGTCTCTGGGTCTGCCCTCGGAACCGTCGCCGAGACAACGACTGCACAGACGAGCGAAGCAGCCCTCGACACGTGGTTCGAAAACACATCGAACTACGACGGCGTCGTCGACAAGACTGGCACGTCTACCGTGACGGTGACCGTCGGCGCAGATGGCAACGGCGGTGCGTACGGGTTCGGGCCTGCTGCCATCCGCGTCGACCCGGGAACGACAGTCGTCTGGGAGTGGACCGGCGACGGAGGCGTTCACGACGTGACCGCCGAAGACGGGTCGTTCGCGAGCGAACTCGTCGGCGACGCTGGACACACGTTCGAGCACACCTTCGACGGTGAGGGTGTCTCCAAGTACGTCTGTTCACCACACGTATCGCTGGGGATGAAAGGTGCAGTCGTCGTCGGTGGCAGTGTCACCCAATCGTCCACAGGCACCGCCGAGTCGGAGACTGCATCCTCACAGGGTGAAGACGTCGACGCGTGGTTAGAGAACACGTCGAACTACGACACAGTCACCGACCAGACGGGCCTCGAACGAGTGACCATCGACGTCGGTGCCGAGGCGAACGGCGGGGCGTTCGGATTCGGTCCGGCGGCCGTTCGCGTTTCACCGGGCACGACAGTCGTCTGGAAATGGACTGGCAAGGGCGGGTCACACAACGTCGTGGATACGGACGATGCCTTCGAGTCACAACTCACCAGCGAGAGCGGCCACACCTTCGAACACACGTTCGAGGAGGCAGGTACGCACACGTACGCCTGCACGCCGCACGAGACGCTCGGTATGAAAGGAGTCGTTGTCGTCGCCGAGGGTGGTGACGGTGGAAGCAATGCACAGGTTGCCGAACCGTTCGACGACCCGAAGATGGAAGACTTCGGTGGACTCGCACTCGCCGGGACGTTCGGCGCGGCAATCGCGTCGCCGGCGCTCTTTGGCGTGTTCCTCTG contains:
- a CDS encoding helix-turn-helix domain-containing protein, with the translated sequence MPRATLSLTLPEQIWVSDLSSRYPEAEFTVLAAMPAEETGVGLVEIHATDIEPIVTALDEYDTVVSVTILEARSDRALVQFETTEPLLILSLSEVGIPLELPITIVDSEVVVEVTAPRENLSELGEQLTQFGIPFDLLSIHQSIDTETLLTDDQYELVETAIERGYYDTPRTCTLTELAEAVGLAKSTTSEKLHRAEGKVMKEFLARDTVSVA
- a CDS encoding winged helix-turn-helix domain-containing protein, producing the protein MSTNPLSEAFEPDFQSVFDSLTSTQCRTVLRTLDSPMTASEIADVCEMPRSTVYRKLEQMVDAGLLTKRDNGQSAAEYSLGFREVVVTHHAGGLELSVSSQSRSASDQLSELWAEVRTEATRDE
- a CDS encoding multicopper oxidase domain-containing protein, which encodes MSKYVGAPGSTMSRREFLAATGGAGLFGLAGCTAPTNGDANAAIDDGDTATASASSSTLPYTSSPEVVQVDEQGGSVTLKSTPARHAVHPQETMGGPIEFPQVWAFQADDGSPSVPGPILRTTEGNDVEVTLDNTHGMRPHTVHFHGVQKAWEDDGVPTTTGIRVDPGEKHTYTIPANVPGTHFYHCHYQTHRHIDMGMFGIFRVDPKGYEPADKEYFMTVKDWDSRLPRQMAGEDVTYSPRNRNPDVFTVNGKSAPRTLHPEDGSPIIVEQGDKVRVHYVNAGYMSHPMHIHNHRFQLVEKDGGVIPDAARYERDVTNIAPAERHTVEFTADADPGIYLMHCHKVNHVMNGNFYPGGMLNGVVYKDAMKTDIFSKLMEYAGYDA
- a CDS encoding UbiA family prenyltransferase, whose translation is MSSEPRRLSIYSDGADHQHSQFVSTLLTHLERTKDVLIHTSTYLVFIAMVQVATVMAALSIEPNPALLIIGLVTFAVYTGDRIADVDTDEVSNPEQSSFVRRHKSALSVLTAATYGLAIAISVLGGPVALGVTLIPGVFWVLYASDWLPTIGSYFKRLKEILVVNSVIVALAWAISLVFLPLAFADAAFTPVAAVIFFYYFLDTFVNTEIPNVNDVEADEAIGVSTLPVVFGVDRTRQIAYGLDIFLVGFVVFAYLRGLLGSILTLAILVGLGYALVLAAFVGRTDHESRLGIAGEAKHLVVMAVILALTAGGF
- a CDS encoding halocyanin domain-containing protein; translation: MTTNDSPSTAVGRRSVLRLLGGAAVSGSALGTVAETTTAQTSEAALDTWFENTSNYDGVVDKTGTSTVTVTVGADGNGGAYGFGPAAIRVDPGTTVVWEWTGDGGVHDVTAEDGSFASELVGDAGHTFEHTFDGEGVSKYVCSPHVSLGMKGAVVVGGSVTQSSTGTAESETASSQGEDVDAWLENTSNYDTVTDQTGLERVTIDVGAEANGGAFGFGPAAVRVSPGTTVVWKWTGKGGSHNVVDTDDAFESQLTSESGHTFEHTFEEAGTHTYACTPHETLGMKGVVVVAEGGDGGSNAQVAEPFDDPKMEDFGGLALAGTFGAAIASPALFGVFLWLKEDETGGKTYPEKKPE